Below is a window of Humulus lupulus chromosome 2, drHumLupu1.1, whole genome shotgun sequence DNA.
ATACAAGCAATGTGTGATagacatttgtttagttttatttatagaatttatttattatttttatcaaatttgtattgttgtcatataaatttcaaataaataaacaatatcatatataaaagaataacatattaaatgaaaaattaaaccaaaacattatttataatttttaaatatatatagataatatgaccttttaaacataaatgatattttttttaataaaaattaatttgagGCTCGACtcgcggccctgttcatcaggcaCCACGACTCGCTTGAACGTAGGGGCCTGGGGGCCCCATAAATTTGCCTAGGCGTTGCGACGCAGGTTTAGAGCACCGCAAcccgtgtccttcagcagagGGGGTTTTGCCCTCTGACTTGAGTGTGTCATGACCCTCTACTAAGGGGTTGGACCGCGGCTCAAATGTGAAATAATGACTATTTGggggttttaagctcgagaaccccaaacgttaaggctcgggaaggatcctactacccggattagtagaatccaaggtcccggaggctagattaatattttgaagttattaattggtttaagACTTAATGGATGGTTGTTAtaaatgcattgtgactaggttttcaaagaggctcgggttagaggactgtgctcgggatcgcggtACTCAAAcaactcgggacacaggtaagaaaactattgtactcgtagagcagggcatgaccccattatttgtgtttcagggcgcgaccctattgtttatgtttaatatacatgtaaatatCTGTGAATGTTATGTATGCTTATGAATGAACAGAGAGGGTTGGGAACgacaaaggccgagaacgacgaaggtcaggaacagcgaaggccgagaacggcaaggggtcgggatcggcgttgagcacgctgagtgcaggacactagggcgagaccctccaagggtgttgtatcGACCCGCTTGgtgaagaccacgaacccagggcttggtaaagcacctgggtcggcgtAGGCCACTACGTGTTTAGTCTGTTGACTATTTAGCTATATGTGAATTGTtatgcattgagttttcttgctgggcattgactcacgggtgctctatggtgcaggtaagggcaaaggaaaggtcgaccaaccatgagtacggagagcatggagcgatgggtacatgttcggcctacctggttgccacgactagggttattttggggaatGTACTGTAATGAACTgctttgttgcttaggtcgaccgtaattatatttttgagttgtaatatattttctaaatagtattttgggatcccatctgtataacttttatgatttcaatgaatgtccaaatttttgtatttaatgtcattaaacgagttttatttcaatttagtcatATTTTTAACCTAAAAagataatggcacatttttaactcacatagtaatgactctaaggaagtagggcgttacaggttcgATGtggactttttattttattttgctaCTAATGCAGTTTATATTGTTTGTCTAAATTTTGTGTTTTCCTTTACAATGGATATTGTGGTGTGTACGTTATCAAGCACACTGATCACTTATTAGGTAGGCTACCACTTGACACGTTCTACGATGACAACATTGAGTTGTTCATAAACAAGTGGACGACTGACTTATGGTACCAGAATGTCAGGCCTTGTCCATTAAGCAACCAAtgatattatatttttgttatgtCTTTGAATTTTCCATTTCTTTCACTCAGTGTATAGAAGAACAAATATCCCAGCCCTTCCCTTAGGGATCTTTATTGGGAAAAAGGAATGATTTTTTTGCTTAAAATTTATGTTATGACGAAGTTTAAGGAAgccatcgagcaggcatcgagttTTTCTCATTAATTAGATAAATATTAACAGTTCCAATTAATAGGCATCCATTGAGGACACATCACGCATGCCTTGGTGGCCATCGAGCAGATGACCAACAACCCAGAAAAATACAACACAGAAAATAAAACAACATAGAAAGGTCATTCATGACCCATAATCAAAATCCCTGGAtagtttagattaaataaaatacaacaaaaatcaAACTCAGAGTCTGGCTTTACATGAAGAAttgttgtggccacgaccaccacaTCTACTGCACTTACGTACTTTCACAAATTTTTCCTCGCCAGATGGCCAACAGTTTTTCCTTGTTCTtcctaaattttcttctttggaTGACCAACTGGTTGTTTCTCTACAGGTACAACAACTTCCATAATCTTAATGTCATATGGAACTATCCAAtcatcctcgttcccagttgggtaaatggtttctttgtaTAGATCCCTCCATGACTCAATGGTATAAAACGAGGAGCACAAATAGTAAATGTTCACCCTATGCTCTAGAGTTGCTGCAACTGCATGGACACAAGGTATGCCTATGAGCTGAAAAATACCACATGAGCATGATTttgtcatcaaattcacctcatcATCACCGTCTGCATCAGTTACAATAAATTCAAACTGGccaagggcatagacattcatgaaccttcATTTGTCAACAATTTGTGATAAATATGCCTCCATCACGGGGGATAATTTAATGGTACTCTTCTCTAACTCACAACGTTGTTCAAAAACCAAAGACTGCTGTGTGAACCGAATGAATTCTAAAAAAGTTGTGACTAGAAAGGTTCTTGCATCCCTGGTCTTGTTTTTGAAGCTTTCAgtgtagttgcttgtcattatattgtatcgtttCCCAGGAAAGAAAAGACGAGACCACTTAtcgaaaccaattccctccaGATATTCAACTATGGCAGGATCCAttcgcttaatattttcaaaatgctttaCAAATTGggtcttcttccatgcataggcTACTGCATACATCTCATTGTGAtagtgatcagtcttgaacttagctTTTACATTCATACTAAAGTGATGGTAGCATGTGCTgtggtaggcatcaggaaagacaacccctagagcatgaataatgctagcgtGCCTGTCTGATACGAAAGCCAAGTCATCAAGTCCCCAATGGCTTCCTTAAACTtcgtcatgaaatatttccaAGAGTTttggttctcactatccaccatCCCGAACACAATTGGATATAAGTGACTATTCACATCCAACACAATGGCACAtaacatgtggccaccgtacttgttcttcaagaatgtgccatccacacatatcacaggacAACAAGATCTGAATCCCCTTTTGCAAACtccaagggaaaagaagcaatataggaaacgaccatcttcagtgAAAAAAGCAATAATTGTACCTAGATTCTTTTGCTACAACATGTGCAAGTAGTATGGTAACTTAGAATACGAATCTTCATGTGTCCCCCTAACATACATAAGTGCCTTCTCTCTAAATCTCTatgccttttcataactcatatcaataccaAAAAAATTCTTCttatcctcctttatgttgtttgccatgtagcTGGTCCCATCAACTGCGTATATGTTCTTTATGAGGTGCCCAATGACCCATGATGCTGCTTGACGATGATCTTTCTGCAgcacttctagtgagcatgtATGTACGCTCTTGTACACCATGATTTCAAACATGGAGGACAGTGATAGTTTTTTCCCTCTTAGTCTCCAACAACAGTCAAGATCCTTGCAAGTGATATACCACACGTCAGCACCAGattttttcaccacaaagtcaaagttattcttcattgcaaatagagcatctttggtttttaaatcaatcttgtcctcaaaagtGTTCCCAACGTGTAGTTCTCCCAGCTGTGTACTAGATGATGAGCTATGGGTTTTAGCtaatgcctcaatatcttcttttgtaaacattggaCACTCCATCTGGTGTGATCCTCTCTTGATATAATTGTCTCCCTCCACCTAGTGTTATCTTTTGTCCTAGCAGGATGACTACTGCTTCTGGCAGGTGTTCGACGTCCTTGAGTTGGGAGGTGTGCTTGTGCAAGAGGAGGTCTTGACTTGTTGACCCTGAATTTGGTCAATGACATGGAGTCATGAAAACGATATAAATAAGAGAATTAAATtcaagaatgtaaacgacaccaggattttatagtggttcggccccaaggattagtaatgacctacatccacttagtgtttttattaatGTAGAAGAACTCCAAAACCTACAATCAGCGAACAAGGGTTCATCGATTTTCACAAGTCTTGAAGATAGACACAAATACTGTGTATAAAATAACTATTTCTCtttgaatacaaattattgcgtAAAAAAtcctatgagtcctatttataggatcattgatgtacatatgggcctatgggccatCCGTAACTTACGTTACAagcacaataaaataataatattaataacacTGATTACATTTGAATTAATAAATATCCctgaaatatctaacttataaccaTTTCTGAGAATTTGTCTCGGTCCCATGAGCAGATCTGGTCACATGTTTTTGTCCATCTTCTTTTCCACTGCTTAGCATATTCCTTGCGTCTATCGAGCAACTCAACTTCTTTTGATACTCTAATTGTAGGTCGACCAGTCCTTTATTAATAATCAGTCACATGTTGTTCAAGTGCCTCTTTaacatgccacatcatcatgtcaatatttagggaaacatttgccccaagtttattttaatgcgaacaacatttaataaacttactcgatcaACAATCTGTTGACCTGTCTCGTCCATATGTACTTATTTCCTCGAAAAGGTAAGTAATTATTACCTTTATGATTTTTTAGAACTGATTTGACGGTTATTGCAGTTTCCCATGCCAAAACCCTTAATTTTCATCATTATGTGTCAGATACCTCTGATCGATATAAATACCCACATTCTTGTTTCCTTTGATTTTTACCCGATCATTCTCTCTTTTCAAGAATATTAAGAAAAAACCTCCAAGAACTTCAAGCGTTTTACTTCGATCTGAGGCGTCTTCGAGAAACTTCGAGCaatttcttcaacaacttcaCATCCAGTAAGTTTTCAAACCCATCCTACTGATTTTCTAGCAATTTTTTCGCATCTTTGGCTATGATTTGTATGTTTTTGTAACTGGTTTTGCATGTTCTTGAGGGTAATAAATTATGGGTATAATGCATAggaatttttgggataaaatagGTCTTTTAGGGAGTCTATGACATATAATGATGTTTAGGAAGGGTATTTGGGCATATTGTCACTGATTTGGGcacaaaatcaaagtaaaaatgtgatttttggtaTTTCAAAAAAACTGgcgaaaagtttttctgaaaaaactaGCAAaatttttttctgaaaaaacttttgaaattcgctttttgatctatttttccaACTTGCTCGCATGTTTTTTGTGTTTGTACTCAGATGCTGATGGTCAgataaaaaattaacttttatcTATGAGCAGCACTAtcctttttccttttattttctttctctaCTGGTCGTAGAATCTCACTTCCCCTtattcttctcagatattcatgcacaatccttggggaggtgagagatcAATAGATAGTGATCTTCTTTCCTTGCTGTTTGAAGACCAGGAACAACCTTCTTTACCCATATCAGAGCCTTCGCCACCACCCCCGATTCCTACGACCAGCTTTCCTCAACAAAAACCATCAAAGAAAAAACCAAATATGGGATGTGTAAAACAAACTgcccaaagaaaaataaaaaccatcGACTCACCTACCAGCCAGCCAACAACTAATACTGAGGGCCCTATGAGCAACCCTTAACCCATAAGGGTCGCACCACCAGAGATCCAAACTAAGGCCTATCTACACGAGGGCCCACGAGCAGATGTACCCTGCTACATTGCCCCTCCAAGCGTCATATCGACCAAGATGGTGGCAAAGTATTCCAAGAAGTATGGGTTTCATGTGATTACTTTATATAAGCCTACACCTGACCAGAGCGCAAATGTGCCTAAAGGTGCCTTTAGTGCCTGGTAGGGGTGAAAATTTGGTTCATGACACGACGACACGACACGAAAAGAAATGGGTTTGGGTGACACATTTAAAAATCGTGTTTGTGTTTGCGTTTAAGTTtttgtcacgtttaataatcgtgttgtgttcgtgtttaccttaatcatgTCATGTCATATAATCGTGTTGACcagtttaataatcgtgtcgtgtcataatcgtgtcaacacgataacacgaaaaattatcataggttttatgatttttttcatataattatgattaattgTGTCAATTTCATGTTGTGTCATGACAAattaatcgtgttatcgtgtttGTGTCGTGTTGACCTATTTAATAATCATGTTCTTGTTCGTGTTTgtgtttttgacacgtttaataataaAGTCATGTTCATGTTTActttaatcgtgtcgtgtcataatcgtgttgacaagaatctgacacgtttacacgaattgccagccttagtgcctggtcgaggtaccacatagaAGTGGGGGAAATTTTGCCCTTGCACGGATTTTTTCGAGGGGTAGCAAACTATTTTGAGGccaccccttttcaaataaccctcAACGAATATAGAGTGTTGTCAGCACTCTATATTCTgtacaaccataaaaagtggctTGTGCCCACATCTCACGAGatcaattttttatttgatttcaAATCCAAACCCAACCAAAATAGCacagggttcttccatttttatcaCCAGGAATCTGGTCGCACATTCCTAAGTGATATAACTTACAAATTCAATGTGGggaaatacttccaagagtatttcctcaccaCCAATCTGGTCGTAGATAACATGGCCTTCACTTGAGGAAGTAAATTCTTTAATCACTATTCGGTATTCTCTTGGTCtctctcttttatttttctcTGTCCTTAGTCAGTTTATATTGTGTCTAGGTCCTTGGTCCCGACCAGATCCCACTTCAAAAATGGAGATAAGGACTGcagccttggccagcatgacgcatatagaaaaaagtgtcaaggagctggtcaTAGAAAGTaatttaaggctggtcgg
It encodes the following:
- the LOC133814077 gene encoding uncharacterized protein LOC133814077 — encoded protein: MNVKAKFKTDHYHNEMYAVAYAWKKTQFVKHFENIKRMDPAIVEYLEGIGFDKWSRLFFPGKRYNIMTSNYTESFKNKTRDARTFLVTTFLEFIRFTQQSLVFEQRYGDDEVNLMTKSCSCGIFQLIGIPCVHAVAATLEHRVNIYYLCSSFYTIESWRDLYKETIYPTGNEDDWIVPYDIKIMEVVVPVEKQPVGHPKKKI